One Amycolatopsis thermophila DNA segment encodes these proteins:
- a CDS encoding DUF3046 domain-containing protein, whose amino-acid sequence MRITVFRKLMADEFGPGRSEMLAKDHVFSGLGGRTVEEALAQGVPAKEIWREVCAEFDVPPERR is encoded by the coding sequence ATGCGCATCACCGTGTTCCGCAAGCTGATGGCCGACGAGTTCGGGCCCGGCCGGTCCGAGATGCTGGCGAAGGACCACGTCTTCAGCGGCCTGGGCGGGCGCACCGTCGAGGAGGCGCTGGCCCAGGGTGTCCCGGCGAAGGAGATCTGGCGGGAGGTCTGCGCCGAGTTCGACGTGCCGCCGGAGCGCCGGTGA
- the recA gene encoding recombinase RecA: MPAAPDKDKALELALAQIDKQYGKGSVMRLGEETRPPIGVIPTGAIALDIALGIGGLPRGRVIEIYGPESSGKTTVALHAVANAQKAGGIAAFIDAEHALDPEYAKALGVDTDALLVSQPDTGEQALEIADMLIRSGALDILVIDSVAALVPRAEIEGEMGDSHVGLQARLMSQALRKITGALSNSGTTAIFINQLREKVGVMFGSPETTTGGKALKFYASVRLDVRRIETLKDSGEAVGNRTRVKVVKNKVAPPFKQAEFDILYGVGVSREGSLIDMGVDQGILRKSGAWYTYEGDQLGQGKENARKFLRDNPDIANEIEKRIKEKLGIGPQVDAEAAEPAPVDF; this comes from the coding sequence ATGCCAGCAGCACCCGACAAGGACAAGGCGCTCGAGCTCGCCCTGGCCCAGATCGACAAGCAGTACGGCAAGGGCTCGGTCATGCGCCTGGGCGAGGAGACCCGCCCGCCCATCGGCGTGATCCCGACCGGCGCCATCGCCCTCGACATCGCGCTCGGCATCGGCGGCCTCCCGCGCGGCCGGGTCATCGAGATCTACGGCCCGGAGTCCTCGGGTAAGACGACCGTCGCCCTGCACGCGGTCGCCAACGCCCAGAAGGCCGGCGGCATCGCGGCGTTCATCGACGCCGAGCACGCGCTCGACCCGGAGTACGCCAAGGCGCTCGGCGTCGACACCGACGCGCTGCTGGTGTCCCAGCCGGACACCGGCGAGCAGGCGCTGGAGATCGCGGACATGCTGATCCGCTCCGGCGCGCTCGACATCCTGGTGATCGACTCGGTGGCCGCGCTCGTGCCGCGCGCCGAGATCGAGGGCGAGATGGGCGACTCGCACGTGGGTCTGCAGGCCCGGCTGATGAGCCAGGCGCTGCGGAAGATCACCGGTGCGCTGTCCAACTCGGGCACCACCGCGATCTTCATCAACCAGCTGCGCGAGAAGGTCGGCGTCATGTTCGGCTCGCCGGAAACCACCACCGGTGGCAAGGCGCTGAAGTTCTACGCCTCCGTCCGGCTCGACGTGCGCCGCATCGAGACGCTCAAGGACAGCGGCGAGGCGGTCGGCAACCGCACCCGGGTCAAGGTCGTGAAGAACAAGGTCGCGCCGCCGTTCAAGCAGGCCGAGTTCGACATCCTCTACGGCGTCGGCGTGTCCCGCGAGGGCTCGCTCATCGACATGGGCGTCGACCAGGGCATCCTGCGCAAGTCCGGCGCCTGGTACACCTACGAGGGCGACCAGCTCGGCCAGGGCAAGGAGAACGCGCGGAAGTTCCTGCGCGACAACCCGGACATCGCCAACGAGATCGAGAAGCGCATCAAGGAGAAGCTCGGCATCGGGCCGCAGGTCGACGCCGAAGCGGCCGAGCCGGCGCCCGTCGACTTCTGA
- a CDS encoding regulatory protein RecX, translated as MPRFDPAELSRDEAWKKAKEVCFDLLAIRARTKDELRQALRRKGFDDEIREQLLGKLDDAGLIDDAAFAEQWVRSRHAYQGLARTALVAELKRKGVDAEVAAQAAGEIDRESEEQRARELVRKRLRSMTSLDEQTATRRLLGTLARKGYPQGLAYTVVRDELRAAGADETPLDDATLD; from the coding sequence ATGCCCAGGTTCGATCCGGCGGAGCTGTCCCGGGACGAGGCGTGGAAGAAGGCCAAGGAGGTCTGCTTCGACCTCCTGGCCATCCGTGCCCGCACCAAGGACGAGCTGCGGCAGGCGTTACGGCGCAAGGGTTTCGACGACGAGATCCGCGAGCAGCTGCTCGGCAAGCTGGACGACGCGGGCCTGATCGACGACGCGGCGTTCGCCGAGCAGTGGGTGCGGTCCCGCCACGCGTACCAGGGGCTGGCGCGCACCGCGCTCGTCGCCGAGCTGAAACGCAAGGGTGTCGACGCGGAGGTGGCCGCGCAGGCGGCGGGGGAGATCGACCGCGAGTCCGAGGAGCAGCGGGCGCGTGAGCTGGTGCGCAAGCGGCTGCGCTCGATGACGTCGCTGGACGAGCAGACCGCGACCCGCCGGCTGCTCGGCACGCTCGCCCGCAAGGGCTACCCGCAGGGCCTAGCGTACACCGTGGTGCGCGACGAGCTGCGCGCAGCCGGTGCGGACGAGACCCCCTTGGACGACGCCACCCTGGACTGA